The Cyclopterus lumpus isolate fCycLum1 chromosome 6, fCycLum1.pri, whole genome shotgun sequence genome contains a region encoding:
- the mon2 gene encoding protein MON2 homolog isoform X2, translating into MSTSSPEAVKKLLENMQTDLRSLSMECKKKFPPVKEAAESGIVKVKTIAARNTGILAALKENSLEVVQPFLMGCGTKEPKITQLCLAAIQRLMSHEVVSEAAAGNIINMLWQLMENGLEELKLLQTVLVLLTTNTVVHDEVLSKAIVLCFRLHFTKDNITNNTAAATVRQVVTVVFERMVAEDERFKGIVEQPPPVQGNTNRRSVSTLRPSAKDAYMLFQDLCQLVNADAPYWLVGMTEMTRTFGLELLESVLNDFPGVFLQHQEFSFLLKERVCPLVIKLFSPNIKFRQGCNSAASPAPVEKPYFPICMRLLRVVSVLIKHFYTLLVTECEIFLSLLVKFLDGEKPQWLRAVAVESVHRLCVQPHLLRSFCQSYDMKQHSTKVFRDIVNALGSFIQSLFIIPNAGNSTAVSAPAGGSGSGAQGGAQGGPGTGGVSGNLTTQAAFEYRGTWIPLMTVSVQGSAKATYLEMLDKVEPPSIPEGYAMSVAFSALLDLVRGITSMIERELAVEEEAAAEFRETHPAQAWQPQPGVHLVWEEMVSACWCGLLAALSLLLDASTDETATENILKAELTMASLCGRLGLVTPRDAFITAICKASLPPHYALTVLSCNTANLSSKAYSIQGHSVQIISPSSESHQQVVAVGQPLTSQPQGTVVLTAKNIQCMRTLLNLAHCHGAVLGTSWQLVLATLQHLVWILGLKPGMGGALKPGRAVEGPSTVLTTAVMTDLPIISNILSRLFESSQYLDDVSLHHLINALCSLSLEAMEMASGNNKEPSLFAVAKLLETGLVNMDRIEILWRPLTGHLLEVCQHPNSRMREWGAEALTALIKASLAYKHDPPLAQNQRLQLLLLNPLKELSNVLHADIRQKQLESVLQILQSQGDSLGPGWPLVLGVIGAIRNDQGESLIRTAFQCLQLVVTDFLPTMPCTCLQIVVDVAGSFGLQNQELNISLTSIGLLWNISDYFFQRGEAIIQELEREEEALQKRAQEKGETLNRPFHPAPPFDCLWLCLYAKLGEMCVDPRPAVRKSAGQTLFSTIAAHGTLLQQPTWHIVVWKVLFQLLDCVRASSTTADKEKIESGGGNILIHHSRDTAEKQWAETWVLTLAGVARIFNTRRYLLQQLGDFFEAWEVLLNHIQSAALSKNNEVSLAALKSFQEILQIVTPVKDSDRPCDAFAAMGVPPVLIDPFSASGPGRPLVRSDSLVERLTRYNGAELQAPPPGEESALEDSALWWSAWNTWYRTGTDSTRPPSGPTEKFSFIPSQPFLTALIQIFPALYQHIKANFSMEDLKKLGVILHGAVSVPISSDASPFILPSYTEAVLTSLQEAVLTALDVLQKAICVGPENLQVMYPAIFEQLLLFVEFSCKPPQYGRMETKHVANAKYNQIQLFAPAEWVALNYVPFAERSLEVVVDLYHKTACHKAVINEKVLQNIIKTLRMPLGLKYACPAESTWKLAVSSLLKVLSIGLPVARQHASSGKFDTMWPELANAFEDFLFTKSTPPDNLSIQEFQKNEAVDVEVVQLISTEILPFANFIPKDFVGQIMAMLNRGSIHSQSPSFTEAEIDVRMREEFSKVCFETLLQFSFSNKVSTPQEGYISRMALSVLLKRSQDVLRRYVEDERLSGHCPLPRQQVTEIIFVLKAISTLMDSLKKTQPENVDGITWAQVIALYPTLVECVTCSSPEVSSALKEALGPFKDFMQPPVSRVQNGES; encoded by the exons gccgCAGAGTCGGGCATCGTGAAGGTTAAGACCATTGCTGCCAGGAATACTGGCATACTGGCAG CTCTGAAGGAGAACAGCTTAGAGGTCGTGCAGCCTTTTCTGATGGGCTGCGGCACCAAAGAGCCAAAGATCACCCAGCTGTGTCTGGCAGCCATCCAGAGACTCATGTCCCACGAGGTGGTGTCGGAG GCAGCGGCGGGGAACATCATCAACATGTTGTGGCAGCTGATGGAAAACGGTTTGGAGGAGCTGAAACTTTTACAGACGGTCCTGGTCCTGCTAACGACAAACACGGTCGTACACGATGAAGTACTTTCCAAG GCCATTGTGCTGTGTTTCCGACTTCACTTCACCAAGGACAACATAACCAACAACACGGCGGCCGCCACCGTCAGACAGGTCGTCACTGTGGTCTTCGAGAGGATGGTGGCGGAGGACGAGCGGTTCAAAG GCATTGTGGAACAGCCTCCTCCTGTCCAGGGAAACACCAACAGGCGTTCTGTCAGTACGCTGAGGCCCAGTGCTAAAGATGCATACATGCTGTTCCAG GACTTGTGCCAGCTCGTGAATGCCGACGCCCCCTACTGGCTGGTGGGGATGACAGAGATGACCCGGACGTTTggcctggagctgctggagtCTGTTCTTAATGACTTTCCGGGCGTGTTCCTTCAG CACCAagagttcagcttcctgctGAAGGAACGGGTTTGTCCCCTCGTCATCAAGCTCTTCTCCCCCAACATCAAGTTCCGCCAGGGCTGCAACAGCGCCGCCTCACCGGCGCCCGTGGAGAAACCGTACTTCCCCATCTGCATGAGGCTGCTGCGCGTGGTCTCGGTCCTCATCAAGCACTTCTACACCTTGCTG GTGACTGAGTGTGAGATCTTCTTGTCCCTGCTGGTGAAGTTTCTGGACGGGGAGAAGCCGCAGTGGCTGAGGGCGGTGGCTGTGGAATCCGTGCATAGGCTATGTGTGCAGCCACATTTATTACG TTCGTTCTGCCAGTCATACGACATGAAGCAGCACTCCACCAAGGTATTCAGAGACATTGTCAACGCCCTGGGCTCCTTCATCCAGTCCCTCTTCATCATCCCCAATGCGGGCAACAGTACTGCTGTCAGTGCACCTGCTG gTGGCTCAGGTTCAGGGGCCCAGGGCGGCGCGCAGGGTGGCCCGGGGACGGGAGGGGTCAGTGGCAACCTGACCACCCAGGCTGCGTTTGAATACCGCGGCACCTGGATCCCCCTCATGACTGTTAGTGTGCAGGGCAGCGCCAAGGCCACCTA TCTAGAGATGCTGGACAAGGTGGAGCCCCCGTCCATCCCGGAGGGCTACGCCATGTCTGTGGCCTTCAGTGCCCTACTGGACCTGGTGCGGGGCATCACCTCCATGATCGAGAGAGAGTtggcagtggaggaggaggcggctgCCGAGTTCAGGGAGACTCATCCTGCTCAGGCGTGGCAGCCACAACCTG GAGTTCACCTGGTGTGGGAGGAGATGGTCAGTGCCTGCTGGTGTGGTCTACTGGCGGCTCTTTCTCTGCTGCTAGACGCCAg CACCGATGAGACGGCCACAGAGAACATCCTCAAGGCGGAGCTGACCATGGCCTCGCTGTGTGGTCGGCTGGGCTTGGTGACGCCCCGTGACGCCTTCATCACGGCCATCTGCAAGGCCTCCCTGCCGCCGCACTACGCCCTGACCGTGTTGAGCTGCAACACCGCCAACCTCTCCAGCAAAG CCTACTCCATCCAGGGCCATAGTGTGCAGATCATCAGCCCCTCCAGTGAATCTCATCAGCAGGTGGTGGCCGTGGGGCAGCCGCTCACCTCGCAGCCCCAGGGCACCGTGGTG CTGACTGCCAAGAACATCCAGTGCATGCGAACCCTGTTGAACCTGGCCCACTGCCATGGGGCCGTGCTGGGCACCTCCTGGCAGCTGGTACTGGCTACGCTGCAG CACTTAGTGTGGATCCTCGGGCTCAAGCCGGGGATGGGCGGTGCCCTGAAGCCCGGCCGAGCCGTGGAGGGACCCAGCACG GTGCTGACCACAGCTGTGATGACGGACCTCCCCATCATCTCCAATATCCTGTCCAGACTATTCGAGAGTTCCCA GTACCTGGATGATGTGTCCCTGCATCACCTGATCAACGCTCTCTGTTCCCTCTCCCTGGAAGCCATGGAAATGGCTTCTGGAAACAACAAG GAGCCATCTCTGTTTGCTGTGGCCAAGCTGCTGGAGACGGGCCTCGTCAACATGGATCGTATAGAGATCCTTTGGAGACCCCTAACCGGCCACTTATTGGAG GTCTGCCAGCACCCAAACTCCAGGATGAGAGAGTGGGGGGCCGAGGCGTTGACGGCACTCATCAAGGCCAGCCTGGCCTACAAACACGACCCTCCGCTGGCGCAAAATCAG CGGCTGCAGCTTCTGTTGCTGAACCCCCTGAAGGAGTTGTCCAACGTGCTGCATGCCGACATCCGGCAGAAACAGCTGGAGAGTGTCCTGCAGATCCTGCAGAGCCAGGGAGACAGCCTGGGGCCCGGTTGGCCGCTCGTCCTAGGGGTCATCGGAGCCATCCGCAATGATCAAGG CGAGTCATTGATCCGAACAGCCTTCCAGTGCCTGCAGTTGGTGGTGACGGACTTCCTACCCACCATGCCTTGCACGTGCCTCCAGATCGTAGTCGATGTAGCCGGCAGCTTCGGCCTGCAGAACCAGGAGCTCAACATCAGCCTCACCTCCATTGGCCTGCTG TGGAACATTTCGGACTACTTCTTCCAAAGGGGCGAAGCCATCATACAGGAgttggagagggaggaggaggccctGCAGAAGCGGGCccaggagaaaggagagaccCTGAACAGGCCATTCCACCCCGCCCCGCCCTTTGATTGCCTGTGGCTGTGCCTGTATGCCAAGCTGGGCGAGATGTGCGTGGACCCGCGGCCCGCCGTGCGCAAAAGCGCCGGGCAGACGTTGTTCTCCACCATAGCAGCACACGGGACCCTGCTGCAGCAGCCCACATGGCACATTGTGGTCTGGAAG GTGCTGTTCCAGCTGCTCGACTGCGTGAGGGCGTCGTCCACCACGGCGGACAAGGAGAAGATCGAGTCTGGCGGGGGGAACATCCTCATCCACCACTCGCGCGACACAGCCGAAAAACAGTGGGCGGAGACGTGGGTGCTGACGCTCGCCGGAGTGGCGCGCATTTTCAACACCAGGCGGTATCTCCTCCAGCAGTTAG GTGATTTCTTCGAGGCCTGGGAGGTGCTGCTTAACCACATTCAGTCGGCCGCTCTCAGCAAAAACAACGAGGTCTCCCTGGCTGCCCTCAAGAGCTTTCAGGAGATCCTACAGATTGTTACACCTGTTAAAGACTCCGACCGACCTTGTGACGCGTTCGCTGCTATGGGCGTCCCCCCGGTGCTCATCGACCCCTTCTCGGCGTCTGGCCCTGGCAGACCCCTGGTGCGCTCGGATTCACTGGTAGAGCGGCTGACGCGGTACAACGGCGCTGAGCTGCAGGCCCCTCCCCCGGGGGAGGAGTCCGCCTTGGAAGACTCTGCGTTGTGGTGGTCGGCGTGGAACACGTGGTATCGAACGGGAACGGACAGCACAAGACCACCGAGTGGCCCGACGGAGAAGTTCTCCTTCATCCCCAGCCAGCCCTTCCTCACAGCATTGATCCAGATTTTCCCCGCACTCTACCAGCACATAAAAGCCAACTTCAGTATGGAGGATCTGAAGAAGCTGGGGGTCATCCTCCACGGGGCCGTGTCGGTGCCCATCAGCAGTGACGCCTCGCCCTTCATCCTCCCCTCCTACACTGAGGCGGTGCTCACCAGCCTGCAGGAAGCTGTGCTCACCGCTCTGGACGTTTTGCAGAAG GCCATCTGCGTCGGCCCGGAGAACCTGCAGGTCATGTACCCGGCCATCTTTGAACAGCTGCTCCTCTTTGTGGAGTTCTCCTGCAAGCCTCCTCAGTACGGCCGGATGGAAACCAAACACGTGGCCAATGCCAAATACAACCAG ATCCAGCTCTTTGCACCG GCGGAATGGGTTGCCTTAAACTATGTGCCCTTTGCTGAGCGCTCcttggaggtggtggtggaccTGTACCATAAAACGGCGTGCCACAAAGCTGTCATCAATGAGAAGGTTCTGCAGAACATAATCAAG ACTTTACGAATGCCCTTGGGTTTGAAGTACGCCTGTCCAGCCGAGAGCACCTGGAAGCTCGCCGTTTCGTCTCTGCTCAAGGTGCTGTCCATTGGACTGCCGGTGGCACGCCAGCACGCCTCGTCCGGAAAGTTCGACACTATGTGGCCCGAGCTGGCCAATGCCTTTGAAGACTTTCTTTTTACCAAAAG CACACCTCCAGATAACCTGTCCATCCAAGAATTTCAGAAGAATGAAGCCGTTGATGTTGAG gtGGTCCAGCTGATCAGCACAGAGATTTTACCGTTTGCCAATTTCATCCCCAAAGACTTTGTTGGCCAGATCATGGCTATGCTCAATAGAGGTTCCATTCACTCGCAGTCTCCCTCGTTCACGG AGGCGGAGATCGACGTGCGGATGAGGGAGGAGTTTTCTAAGGTGTGCTTTGAGACGCTGCTGCAGTTCTCCTTCAGCAACAAGGTGTCCACCCCGCAGGAGGGCTACATCTCTCGCATGGCGCTCTCCGTGCTCCTCAAGAGGTCCCAGGATGTTCTCCGGCGCTACGTCGAGGACGAGAGGTTGAGCGGACACTGCCCCCTCCCCAG GCAACAAGTGACTGAGATCATCTTTGTCTTGAAAGCTATCAGCACTTTGATGGACTCGCTTAAAAAGACGCAGCCAGAAAATG TGGACGGCATCACATGGGCTCAAGTGATCGCCCTGTACCCCACGCTGGTGGAGTGCGTCACGTGCTCCTCGCCTGAGGTGAGCTCGGCCCTGAAGGAGGCCCTGGGGCCCTTTAAAGACTTTATGCAGCCGCCTGTCTCCAGGGTCCAGAACGGAGAGTCCTGA
- the mon2 gene encoding protein MON2 homolog isoform X4 — protein MSTSSPEAVKKLLENMQTDLRSLSMECKKKFPPVKEAAESGIVKVKTIAARNTGILAALKENSLEVVQPFLMGCGTKEPKITQLCLAAIQRLMSHEVVSEAAAGNIINMLWQLMENGLEELKLLQTVLVLLTTNTVVHDEVLSKAIVLCFRLHFTKDNITNNTAAATVRQVVTVVFERMVAEDERFKGIVEQPPPVQGNTNRRSVSTLRPSAKDAYMLFQDLCQLVNADAPYWLVGMTEMTRTFGLELLESVLNDFPGVFLQHQEFSFLLKERVCPLVIKLFSPNIKFRQGCNSAASPAPVEKPYFPICMRLLRVVSVLIKHFYTLLVTECEIFLSLLVKFLDGEKPQWLRAVAVESVHRLCVQPHLLRSFCQSYDMKQHSTKVFRDIVNALGSFIQSLFIIPNAGNSTAVSAPAGGSGSGAQGGAQGGPGTGGVSGNLTTQAAFEYRGTWIPLMTVSVQGSAKATYLEMLDKVEPPSIPEGYAMSVAFSALLDLVRGITSMIERELAVEEEAAAEFRETHPAQAWQPQPGVHLVWEEMVSACWCGLLAALSLLLDASTDETATENILKAELTMASLCGRLGLVTPRDAFITAICKASLPPHYALTVLSCNTANLSSKAYSIQGHSVQIISPSSESHQQVVAVGQPLTSQPQGTVVLTAKNIQCMRTLLNLAHCHGAVLGTSWQLVLATLQHLVWILGLKPGMGGALKPGRAVEGPSTVLTTAVMTDLPIISNILSRLFESSQYLDDVSLHHLINALCSLSLEAMEMASGNNKEPSLFAVAKLLETGLVNMDRIEILWRPLTGHLLEVCQHPNSRMREWGAEALTALIKASLAYKHDPPLAQNQRLQLLLLNPLKELSNVLHADIRQKQLESVLQILQSQGDSLGPGWPLVLGVIGAIRNDQGESLIRTAFQCLQLVVTDFLPTMPCTCLQIVVDVAGSFGLQNQELNISLTSIGLLWNISDYFFQRGEAIIQELEREEEALQKRAQEKGETLNRPFHPAPPFDCLWLCLYAKLGEMCVDPRPAVRKSAGQTLFSTIAAHGTLLQQPTWHIVVWKVLFQLLDCVRASSTTADKEKIESGGGNILIHHSRDTAEKQWAETWVLTLAGVARIFNTRRYLLQQLGDFFEAWEVLLNHIQSAALSKNNEVSLAALKSFQEILQIVTPVKDSDRPCDAFAAMGVPPVLIDPFSASGPGRPLVRSDSLVERLTRYNGAELQAPPPGEESALEDSALWWSAWNTWYRTGTDSTRPPSGPTEKFSFIPSQPFLTALIQIFPALYQHIKANFSMEDLKKLGVILHGAVSVPISSDASPFILPSYTEAVLTSLQEAVLTALDVLQKAICVGPENLQVMYPAIFEQLLLFVEFSCKPPQYGRMETKHVANAKYNQAEWVALNYVPFAERSLEVVVDLYHKTACHKAVINEKVLQNIIKTLRMPLGLKYACPAESTWKLAVSSLLKVLSIGLPVARQHASSGKFDTMWPELANAFEDFLFTKSTPPDNLSIQEFQKNEAVDVEVVQLISTEILPFANFIPKDFVGQIMAMLNRGSIHSQSPSFTEAEIDVRMREEFSKVCFETLLQFSFSNKVSTPQEGYISRMALSVLLKRSQDVLRRYVEDERLSGHCPLPRQQVTEIIFVLKAISTLMDSLKKTQPENVDGITWAQVIALYPTLVECVTCSSPEVSSALKEALGPFKDFMQPPVSRVQNGES, from the exons gccgCAGAGTCGGGCATCGTGAAGGTTAAGACCATTGCTGCCAGGAATACTGGCATACTGGCAG CTCTGAAGGAGAACAGCTTAGAGGTCGTGCAGCCTTTTCTGATGGGCTGCGGCACCAAAGAGCCAAAGATCACCCAGCTGTGTCTGGCAGCCATCCAGAGACTCATGTCCCACGAGGTGGTGTCGGAG GCAGCGGCGGGGAACATCATCAACATGTTGTGGCAGCTGATGGAAAACGGTTTGGAGGAGCTGAAACTTTTACAGACGGTCCTGGTCCTGCTAACGACAAACACGGTCGTACACGATGAAGTACTTTCCAAG GCCATTGTGCTGTGTTTCCGACTTCACTTCACCAAGGACAACATAACCAACAACACGGCGGCCGCCACCGTCAGACAGGTCGTCACTGTGGTCTTCGAGAGGATGGTGGCGGAGGACGAGCGGTTCAAAG GCATTGTGGAACAGCCTCCTCCTGTCCAGGGAAACACCAACAGGCGTTCTGTCAGTACGCTGAGGCCCAGTGCTAAAGATGCATACATGCTGTTCCAG GACTTGTGCCAGCTCGTGAATGCCGACGCCCCCTACTGGCTGGTGGGGATGACAGAGATGACCCGGACGTTTggcctggagctgctggagtCTGTTCTTAATGACTTTCCGGGCGTGTTCCTTCAG CACCAagagttcagcttcctgctGAAGGAACGGGTTTGTCCCCTCGTCATCAAGCTCTTCTCCCCCAACATCAAGTTCCGCCAGGGCTGCAACAGCGCCGCCTCACCGGCGCCCGTGGAGAAACCGTACTTCCCCATCTGCATGAGGCTGCTGCGCGTGGTCTCGGTCCTCATCAAGCACTTCTACACCTTGCTG GTGACTGAGTGTGAGATCTTCTTGTCCCTGCTGGTGAAGTTTCTGGACGGGGAGAAGCCGCAGTGGCTGAGGGCGGTGGCTGTGGAATCCGTGCATAGGCTATGTGTGCAGCCACATTTATTACG TTCGTTCTGCCAGTCATACGACATGAAGCAGCACTCCACCAAGGTATTCAGAGACATTGTCAACGCCCTGGGCTCCTTCATCCAGTCCCTCTTCATCATCCCCAATGCGGGCAACAGTACTGCTGTCAGTGCACCTGCTG gTGGCTCAGGTTCAGGGGCCCAGGGCGGCGCGCAGGGTGGCCCGGGGACGGGAGGGGTCAGTGGCAACCTGACCACCCAGGCTGCGTTTGAATACCGCGGCACCTGGATCCCCCTCATGACTGTTAGTGTGCAGGGCAGCGCCAAGGCCACCTA TCTAGAGATGCTGGACAAGGTGGAGCCCCCGTCCATCCCGGAGGGCTACGCCATGTCTGTGGCCTTCAGTGCCCTACTGGACCTGGTGCGGGGCATCACCTCCATGATCGAGAGAGAGTtggcagtggaggaggaggcggctgCCGAGTTCAGGGAGACTCATCCTGCTCAGGCGTGGCAGCCACAACCTG GAGTTCACCTGGTGTGGGAGGAGATGGTCAGTGCCTGCTGGTGTGGTCTACTGGCGGCTCTTTCTCTGCTGCTAGACGCCAg CACCGATGAGACGGCCACAGAGAACATCCTCAAGGCGGAGCTGACCATGGCCTCGCTGTGTGGTCGGCTGGGCTTGGTGACGCCCCGTGACGCCTTCATCACGGCCATCTGCAAGGCCTCCCTGCCGCCGCACTACGCCCTGACCGTGTTGAGCTGCAACACCGCCAACCTCTCCAGCAAAG CCTACTCCATCCAGGGCCATAGTGTGCAGATCATCAGCCCCTCCAGTGAATCTCATCAGCAGGTGGTGGCCGTGGGGCAGCCGCTCACCTCGCAGCCCCAGGGCACCGTGGTG CTGACTGCCAAGAACATCCAGTGCATGCGAACCCTGTTGAACCTGGCCCACTGCCATGGGGCCGTGCTGGGCACCTCCTGGCAGCTGGTACTGGCTACGCTGCAG CACTTAGTGTGGATCCTCGGGCTCAAGCCGGGGATGGGCGGTGCCCTGAAGCCCGGCCGAGCCGTGGAGGGACCCAGCACG GTGCTGACCACAGCTGTGATGACGGACCTCCCCATCATCTCCAATATCCTGTCCAGACTATTCGAGAGTTCCCA GTACCTGGATGATGTGTCCCTGCATCACCTGATCAACGCTCTCTGTTCCCTCTCCCTGGAAGCCATGGAAATGGCTTCTGGAAACAACAAG GAGCCATCTCTGTTTGCTGTGGCCAAGCTGCTGGAGACGGGCCTCGTCAACATGGATCGTATAGAGATCCTTTGGAGACCCCTAACCGGCCACTTATTGGAG GTCTGCCAGCACCCAAACTCCAGGATGAGAGAGTGGGGGGCCGAGGCGTTGACGGCACTCATCAAGGCCAGCCTGGCCTACAAACACGACCCTCCGCTGGCGCAAAATCAG CGGCTGCAGCTTCTGTTGCTGAACCCCCTGAAGGAGTTGTCCAACGTGCTGCATGCCGACATCCGGCAGAAACAGCTGGAGAGTGTCCTGCAGATCCTGCAGAGCCAGGGAGACAGCCTGGGGCCCGGTTGGCCGCTCGTCCTAGGGGTCATCGGAGCCATCCGCAATGATCAAGG CGAGTCATTGATCCGAACAGCCTTCCAGTGCCTGCAGTTGGTGGTGACGGACTTCCTACCCACCATGCCTTGCACGTGCCTCCAGATCGTAGTCGATGTAGCCGGCAGCTTCGGCCTGCAGAACCAGGAGCTCAACATCAGCCTCACCTCCATTGGCCTGCTG TGGAACATTTCGGACTACTTCTTCCAAAGGGGCGAAGCCATCATACAGGAgttggagagggaggaggaggccctGCAGAAGCGGGCccaggagaaaggagagaccCTGAACAGGCCATTCCACCCCGCCCCGCCCTTTGATTGCCTGTGGCTGTGCCTGTATGCCAAGCTGGGCGAGATGTGCGTGGACCCGCGGCCCGCCGTGCGCAAAAGCGCCGGGCAGACGTTGTTCTCCACCATAGCAGCACACGGGACCCTGCTGCAGCAGCCCACATGGCACATTGTGGTCTGGAAG GTGCTGTTCCAGCTGCTCGACTGCGTGAGGGCGTCGTCCACCACGGCGGACAAGGAGAAGATCGAGTCTGGCGGGGGGAACATCCTCATCCACCACTCGCGCGACACAGCCGAAAAACAGTGGGCGGAGACGTGGGTGCTGACGCTCGCCGGAGTGGCGCGCATTTTCAACACCAGGCGGTATCTCCTCCAGCAGTTAG GTGATTTCTTCGAGGCCTGGGAGGTGCTGCTTAACCACATTCAGTCGGCCGCTCTCAGCAAAAACAACGAGGTCTCCCTGGCTGCCCTCAAGAGCTTTCAGGAGATCCTACAGATTGTTACACCTGTTAAAGACTCCGACCGACCTTGTGACGCGTTCGCTGCTATGGGCGTCCCCCCGGTGCTCATCGACCCCTTCTCGGCGTCTGGCCCTGGCAGACCCCTGGTGCGCTCGGATTCACTGGTAGAGCGGCTGACGCGGTACAACGGCGCTGAGCTGCAGGCCCCTCCCCCGGGGGAGGAGTCCGCCTTGGAAGACTCTGCGTTGTGGTGGTCGGCGTGGAACACGTGGTATCGAACGGGAACGGACAGCACAAGACCACCGAGTGGCCCGACGGAGAAGTTCTCCTTCATCCCCAGCCAGCCCTTCCTCACAGCATTGATCCAGATTTTCCCCGCACTCTACCAGCACATAAAAGCCAACTTCAGTATGGAGGATCTGAAGAAGCTGGGGGTCATCCTCCACGGGGCCGTGTCGGTGCCCATCAGCAGTGACGCCTCGCCCTTCATCCTCCCCTCCTACACTGAGGCGGTGCTCACCAGCCTGCAGGAAGCTGTGCTCACCGCTCTGGACGTTTTGCAGAAG GCCATCTGCGTCGGCCCGGAGAACCTGCAGGTCATGTACCCGGCCATCTTTGAACAGCTGCTCCTCTTTGTGGAGTTCTCCTGCAAGCCTCCTCAGTACGGCCGGATGGAAACCAAACACGTGGCCAATGCCAAATACAACCAG GCGGAATGGGTTGCCTTAAACTATGTGCCCTTTGCTGAGCGCTCcttggaggtggtggtggaccTGTACCATAAAACGGCGTGCCACAAAGCTGTCATCAATGAGAAGGTTCTGCAGAACATAATCAAG ACTTTACGAATGCCCTTGGGTTTGAAGTACGCCTGTCCAGCCGAGAGCACCTGGAAGCTCGCCGTTTCGTCTCTGCTCAAGGTGCTGTCCATTGGACTGCCGGTGGCACGCCAGCACGCCTCGTCCGGAAAGTTCGACACTATGTGGCCCGAGCTGGCCAATGCCTTTGAAGACTTTCTTTTTACCAAAAG CACACCTCCAGATAACCTGTCCATCCAAGAATTTCAGAAGAATGAAGCCGTTGATGTTGAG gtGGTCCAGCTGATCAGCACAGAGATTTTACCGTTTGCCAATTTCATCCCCAAAGACTTTGTTGGCCAGATCATGGCTATGCTCAATAGAGGTTCCATTCACTCGCAGTCTCCCTCGTTCACGG AGGCGGAGATCGACGTGCGGATGAGGGAGGAGTTTTCTAAGGTGTGCTTTGAGACGCTGCTGCAGTTCTCCTTCAGCAACAAGGTGTCCACCCCGCAGGAGGGCTACATCTCTCGCATGGCGCTCTCCGTGCTCCTCAAGAGGTCCCAGGATGTTCTCCGGCGCTACGTCGAGGACGAGAGGTTGAGCGGACACTGCCCCCTCCCCAG GCAACAAGTGACTGAGATCATCTTTGTCTTGAAAGCTATCAGCACTTTGATGGACTCGCTTAAAAAGACGCAGCCAGAAAATG TGGACGGCATCACATGGGCTCAAGTGATCGCCCTGTACCCCACGCTGGTGGAGTGCGTCACGTGCTCCTCGCCTGAGGTGAGCTCGGCCCTGAAGGAGGCCCTGGGGCCCTTTAAAGACTTTATGCAGCCGCCTGTCTCCAGGGTCCAGAACGGAGAGTCCTGA